The Streptococcaceae bacterium ESL0729 genome has a segment encoding these proteins:
- the topA gene encoding type I DNA topoisomerase: protein MVTKTTSKTPKKKVAKKRGKVKKNLVIVESPAKAKTIEKYLGRNYRVVASVGHVRDLKKSAMSVDIENNYEPEYINIRGKGPLIKELKKEAKNAKKVYLASDPDREGEAIAWHLAHILGLDLEDDNRVVFNEITKDAVKEAFNHPRKIDVDLVDAQQARRILDRLVGYSISPILWKKVKKGLSAGRVQSIALKLIIDREQEINAFVPEEYWTIDGNFKKGAKKFPAAFYGVDGKKKKLHNNEDVLEVMDRLDGKDFRVDKVEKRERKRNAPLPYTTSSLQQDAANKINFRTRKTMMIAQQLYEGITLGTQGQQGLITYMRTDSTRISPLAQNAAAAYITDNFGPEYSKHGSKVKNASGAQDAHEAVRPSNVQNTPEAIAKYLDKDQLKLYTLIWNRFVASQMTPAVFDTMKVNLSQNGVMFVANGSQVKFNGYMAVYNDADKNKMLPDMVEGDTVVKDSLKPEQHFTQPQARYSEATLIKTMEENGIGRPSTYAPTLETIQRRYYVKLNAKRFEPTELGEIVNTLIVDFFPNIVNAKFTAEMEDNLDKIEEGQRKWVEVVDQFYKPFSRELETAEDQMEKIQIKDEPAGFDCDVCGHPMVIKLGKYGKFYACSNFPDCHNTKAIVKEIGVTCPLCKEGQVIERKTKKNRLFYGCNRYPDCEFTSWDKPIGRDCPKCGHYLVEKKVRGGGKQVVCSQGDYEENVVK, encoded by the coding sequence ATGGTAACTAAAACTACAAGTAAAACACCTAAGAAAAAGGTGGCGAAAAAAAGAGGTAAGGTTAAGAAGAACCTTGTCATTGTTGAGTCACCAGCAAAGGCTAAGACAATTGAGAAGTACCTAGGCCGCAACTATAGGGTGGTAGCAAGTGTTGGTCATGTGCGAGATTTAAAAAAATCTGCCATGTCAGTCGATATTGAAAATAATTATGAACCTGAATATATAAATATAAGAGGGAAAGGTCCCCTTATTAAAGAGCTTAAAAAAGAAGCTAAAAATGCTAAAAAAGTCTATCTGGCAAGTGACCCGGATAGAGAAGGAGAAGCTATTGCCTGGCATCTGGCTCACATTCTAGGACTTGATCTTGAAGATGACAACAGGGTGGTCTTCAATGAAATTACAAAGGATGCTGTTAAGGAAGCCTTCAATCATCCCAGAAAAATCGATGTAGACCTAGTTGATGCCCAGCAGGCTCGGAGGATTCTTGACCGCCTGGTTGGTTATTCAATCAGCCCCATCCTTTGGAAGAAGGTCAAAAAGGGACTTTCTGCTGGACGTGTACAGTCCATTGCCTTAAAGCTTATCATTGACCGCGAGCAGGAAATTAATGCCTTTGTCCCCGAAGAGTACTGGACAATTGATGGTAACTTTAAAAAAGGTGCCAAGAAATTTCCAGCTGCCTTCTACGGAGTAGACGGGAAAAAGAAAAAACTTCATAATAATGAAGATGTTTTGGAAGTTATGGATCGTTTGGACGGCAAAGATTTCAGGGTTGATAAGGTTGAAAAAAGGGAGCGTAAGCGTAATGCCCCTCTACCTTATACAACCAGTAGTCTCCAGCAGGATGCGGCCAATAAAATCAATTTTAGAACCCGTAAGACCATGATGATTGCCCAGCAGCTTTATGAGGGGATTACTCTAGGGACTCAAGGCCAGCAGGGTCTCATCACCTACATGCGTACTGACTCAACCAGGATAAGCCCCCTAGCACAAAACGCAGCTGCAGCCTATATTACAGATAATTTTGGGCCTGAATACAGTAAGCACGGAAGTAAGGTCAAAAATGCCAGTGGAGCCCAAGATGCCCATGAAGCTGTCCGTCCTTCTAATGTTCAAAATACTCCTGAGGCTATTGCCAAGTATTTGGATAAGGATCAACTCAAGCTTTATACCTTGATTTGGAATCGTTTTGTAGCCAGCCAGATGACACCTGCAGTTTTTGATACCATGAAGGTTAATTTGTCGCAAAATGGGGTTATGTTTGTGGCTAACGGTAGTCAGGTCAAATTTAATGGTTATATGGCTGTTTATAATGACGCTGACAAGAATAAGATGCTTCCTGACATGGTTGAAGGTGATACTGTAGTAAAAGACAGCCTAAAACCTGAGCAGCACTTTACTCAACCGCAGGCTCGTTATAGCGAAGCAACCCTGATTAAAACCATGGAAGAAAATGGTATCGGTCGTCCATCAACCTACGCACCAACCCTTGAAACCATTCAAAGGCGTTATTATGTAAAACTCAATGCCAAACGTTTTGAACCAACTGAGTTGGGTGAGATTGTTAATACCCTAATCGTTGATTTCTTCCCTAATATTGTAAATGCTAAATTTACAGCTGAGATGGAAGATAATCTTGATAAGATTGAAGAAGGCCAAAGGAAATGGGTTGAAGTAGTAGATCAATTTTATAAGCCCTTTTCAAGGGAGCTTGAGACTGCTGAAGACCAGATGGAAAAAATCCAAATCAAGGATGAGCCAGCAGGTTTTGACTGTGATGTCTGTGGTCATCCCATGGTCATAAAACTTGGTAAATACGGTAAATTTTATGCTTGTAGCAATTTTCCTGACTGCCATAATACCAAAGCAATCGTCAAGGAGATTGGCGTGACCTGTCCCCTATGTAAGGAAGGGCAAGTTATTGAACGTAAGACCAAGAAGAATCGTCTTTTCTATGGATGTAATAGGTATCCTGACTGCGAATTCACCAGCTGGGATAAGCCAATTGGCCGCGATTGTCCTAAATGTGGTCACTATCTAGTAGAGAAAAAAGTTCGCGGTGGAGGCAAACAAGTTGTTTGTAGCCAGGGAGACTATGAGGAAAATGTGGTAAAATAG
- the dprA gene encoding DNA-processing protein DprA encodes MRLTNGFDIYKLKRAGMTNLGILKLTSIDYNISLRQAARIAGVKNPEIFLDNYKSLDIKEERKKYLQYSSLSIFDDKYPSRLREIYNPPALIFYSGDIDLLERPILSFVGSRQASELGLKASYKLIRELGNRFVIASGLARGIDTASHMSTLKNGGQTIAVIATGLNRYYPKENKKLQDFIATKHLLISEYLPDEDAKKFHFPERNRILAGLALGVVVVEAKIRSGSLITSMRAMEEGRDVFAVPGSIIEGYFSGCNKLIQDGAKLIAGGQDILEEYSI; translated from the coding sequence ATGCGACTAACAAATGGCTTTGACATCTATAAGCTAAAAAGAGCTGGGATGACCAATCTAGGAATTTTAAAACTTACTTCAATAGACTATAATATTTCCTTGAGACAGGCAGCTAGAATTGCAGGAGTGAAAAATCCTGAAATATTTTTGGACAACTATAAATCATTAGACATCAAGGAAGAGAGGAAAAAATACTTACAATACTCATCCCTTTCAATCTTTGATGACAAGTATCCCTCAAGACTTAGGGAGATTTACAATCCGCCTGCCTTAATTTTTTACTCGGGTGATATAGACCTTCTTGAAAGGCCAATTTTATCCTTTGTGGGAAGCAGGCAGGCTAGTGAGTTGGGACTTAAGGCAAGCTACAAGCTAATTCGAGAACTTGGAAATAGATTTGTAATCGCGTCAGGACTCGCCCGAGGAATCGATACAGCCAGCCACATGTCGACTCTTAAAAATGGCGGTCAAACCATAGCCGTCATTGCTACAGGCCTCAATAGATATTATCCCAAGGAAAATAAAAAGCTTCAAGATTTTATTGCCACGAAGCATCTATTAATAAGTGAATATCTTCCGGATGAGGATGCTAAAAAGTTTCATTTTCCAGAGCGTAATAGGATTTTAGCAGGCTTAGCCCTAGGTGTAGTAGTAGTCGAAGCCAAAATTAGAAGCGGTAGCCTTATAACCTCTATGCGGGCCATGGAAGAAGGACGGGATGTTTTTGCCGTCCCAGGATCTATTATCGAGGGTTATTTTAGTGGTTGTAATAAATTAATTCAAGATGGAGCCAAGCTCATAGCAGGCGGCCAAGATATTTTAGAAGAGTATTCAATTTAA
- a CDS encoding ribonuclease HII has translation MKEELALITCLDDLTLKEYEQDPRAGVQAALKKRRRELEAVKAEAARLDGLLEFERILYQEGFDLIAGIDEVGRGPLAGPVVAAAVILPKNIKIKGLNDSKQIPKSKHEEVYQRVLDRALGIGIGIIDSQIIDQVNIYEATKLAMLEAIKKLKFLPEHLLIDAMKLDLPIPQTSIIKGDSRSMSIAAASIVAKVTRDKMMADYDKIYPGYDFIHNAGYGTKNHLEGLEKLGLTPIHRKSFEPIKSMVE, from the coding sequence ATCAAGGAAGAGCTAGCCTTAATAACTTGTTTGGATGATTTGACCCTCAAAGAGTATGAGCAAGATCCAAGGGCTGGCGTTCAAGCTGCCTTGAAAAAAAGGAGAAGGGAACTTGAGGCTGTAAAAGCTGAAGCAGCCCGTTTGGACGGCCTACTTGAATTTGAAAGGATTCTCTATCAAGAAGGCTTTGATTTAATAGCTGGGATTGATGAGGTAGGTCGCGGCCCTCTAGCAGGTCCTGTTGTCGCAGCCGCCGTTATTTTGCCCAAGAATATAAAAATTAAGGGCCTAAATGACAGCAAGCAAATTCCTAAATCAAAACATGAAGAGGTCTATCAGAGGGTGCTTGATAGGGCTTTAGGCATCGGAATAGGTATTATTGACAGTCAAATCATTGATCAGGTTAATATTTATGAAGCAACCAAGCTTGCCATGCTTGAAGCCATAAAAAAGCTGAAGTTCCTACCTGAGCATCTTTTGATTGATGCCATGAAACTTGACCTGCCAATTCCTCAGACAAGTATTATCAAGGGTGACTCAAGGAGCATGTCGATTGCTGCTGCAAGTATTGTGGCCAAGGTTACCAGGGATAAAATGATGGCTGACTATGATAAAATCTACCCTGGGTATGATTTTATCCACAATGCAGGCTATGGTACGAAAAATCATCTGGAAGGCCTTGAAAAATTAGGGCTTACTCCCATTCACCGTAAATCATTTGAGCCCATCAAAAGTATGGTCGAATAA
- the ylqF gene encoding ribosome biogenesis GTPase YlqF, translated as MATIQWFPGHMSKARRQVQENLKYVDIVFELVDARLPMSSRNPMLGKIIGDKPRLLILNKKDLADEKVSIEWQNYFRKEGLNSLLIDSKEQATVKKVTAAAKNVLAEKIARDKARGIKERAIRVMVIGIPNVGKSTILNRLAGKKAAQVGNRPGVTKGQQWIRSNKDLEILDTPGILWPKFEDQLVGLKLALTGAIKDDLIPKDEITIFGMEYFLENYQADLVKRYKLNAQDLELSPVDLIIHLTKKLGFKEDYDRFYDLFIKDIRDGKLGRFTLDLVSDFVLEGEED; from the coding sequence ATGGCAACAATCCAGTGGTTCCCAGGGCACATGTCCAAGGCTCGCCGTCAGGTGCAGGAGAACTTAAAATATGTAGATATTGTCTTTGAGCTTGTTGACGCAAGACTTCCCATGTCGTCAAGAAATCCCATGCTGGGGAAAATTATTGGTGATAAACCCCGTCTGTTAATTTTAAATAAAAAAGACTTGGCTGATGAAAAAGTGTCTATTGAATGGCAGAACTACTTTAGAAAAGAAGGATTAAATAGCCTTTTAATTGATTCAAAGGAGCAGGCTACAGTTAAAAAGGTAACGGCTGCTGCCAAGAATGTTCTGGCTGAAAAGATTGCCCGTGACAAGGCGCGTGGTATAAAGGAGCGTGCCATTAGGGTTATGGTTATAGGGATTCCAAATGTTGGTAAATCAACAATCCTCAACCGTCTGGCTGGGAAAAAAGCTGCCCAGGTCGGAAATCGTCCAGGAGTTACTAAAGGTCAACAGTGGATCCGCAGCAATAAGGATCTTGAAATCTTGGACACACCAGGGATTTTATGGCCAAAGTTTGAGGACCAACTAGTAGGACTTAAGCTTGCTCTTACGGGAGCAATCAAGGATGACTTGATTCCAAAGGATGAGATTACAATCTTTGGAATGGAGTATTTCCTTGAAAATTATCAGGCTGATTTGGTTAAAAGATATAAACTAAATGCCCAGGATTTAGAGCTAAGTCCAGTTGATTTAATTATCCATCTGACTAAAAAGCTTGGCTTTAAAGAGGATTATGACCGTTTTTATGATCTTTTTATCAAGGATATAAGGGATGGAAAACTGGGTAGGTTCACACTGGATCTGGTTAGTGATTTTGTCCTAGAAGGCGAAGAAGATTAG
- a CDS encoding phage scaffolding protein, which yields MKREELRELGLSDEAVQAIMTMHGKTVTDLKGQIEELTNERDVATSNINKYQEELTALKEGARDNEELTAKLQDLHWVI from the coding sequence ATGAAACGAGAAGAACTTAGAGAACTTGGGTTAAGTGACGAGGCTGTTCAAGCAATCATGACCATGCACGGTAAGACCGTAACTGATCTAAAAGGTCAAATTGAGGAATTAACCAATGAGCGCGATGTAGCGACAAGCAATATCAATAAGTACCAAGAAGAACTTACGGCCCTGAAAGAAGGAGCTCGTGACAACGAAGAATTAACAGCAAAACTTCAAGACCTACATTGGGTGATATAG
- a CDS encoding polymorphic toxin type 50 domain-containing protein → MEEYRNIRYNDSEAYSRLRDNVFVRKRIQEGIYGDTINPEKQAPHMKSTVKPGGSYFNDDVDVQALFDKYAGTGSMELDKNGRRKNTEIITVEDFYGIAVSLNGSAKTNSFKIHHSKKRTHIVPYLRRPE, encoded by the coding sequence TTGGAGGAATACCGAAATATTAGGTATAATGACAGTGAGGCATATAGTAGACTTAGAGATAATGTTTTTGTCCGCAAGAGGATTCAAGAAGGGATTTATGGGGATACTATAAATCCTGAGAAACAGGCACCTCACATGAAATCAACGGTAAAACCTGGCGGAAGTTATTTTAATGATGACGTCGATGTTCAGGCTTTGTTTGATAAGTATGCAGGTACTGGTTCCATGGAATTAGATAAAAATGGACGGCGCAAGAATACAGAGATTATCACGGTTGAAGATTTTTATGGTATAGCAGTGAGTCTTAACGGCTCCGCAAAAACCAATTCTTTTAAAATTCATCATTCGAAGAAAAGAACGCATATTGTCCCATATTTAAGGAGGCCAGAGTGA
- a CDS encoding bifunctional metallophosphatase/5'-nucleotidase, protein MRLTILETSDMHGYIMPTNFTEKDMNMPLGTAKVASKMRELRAQADGPVIQIENGDYIQGSPLSYFISKQAEGASPLADITNAMDYDYGILGNHEFNYGPEYLKGAIDSYNYPILAANILDDEGELYYGRAYDIIEKDGLKIGVLGLTTQYIPHWERPSHIEGMHFISALETAKKYVPIIRKEADVVLVSYHGGFERDLVTGEPTESLTGENEGYAIIQEVPGIDAFLTGHQHRELAAEVNGVPLVQPGYRGANIGHIVLDLEKTASGYKVVNSSASLESVADMEPDQEIVSLIDDLNKQVEEWLDQPMGKVDGDMTITDPMAARLKEHPYIEFINRVQMDATGAQISGTSLFNNDGRGFEPVITMRDIITNYIYPNTLAVLRVSGLDLRRALERTAIFLTLDEEGQVIFNPRFVDPKPQYYNYDMYEGVDYTIDLSRPEGERLVSLSLNGRDLEDTDILDVAVNQYRAVGGGDYSMFTADKIIKEVQIDMMELIADYLRANPLIQATSNDNFKIIK, encoded by the coding sequence ATGCGTTTAACGATTTTAGAAACTAGTGACATGCACGGCTACATTATGCCGACTAATTTCACTGAAAAAGACATGAACATGCCCCTTGGAACGGCCAAGGTAGCAAGTAAGATGCGTGAATTACGGGCCCAAGCAGACGGCCCTGTCATCCAGATTGAAAATGGGGATTATATTCAAGGCTCACCTCTTAGCTATTTCATCTCAAAACAAGCTGAGGGAGCAAGTCCTTTGGCTGATATTACAAATGCCATGGATTATGATTACGGAATTCTTGGAAATCATGAGTTCAACTATGGTCCTGAGTACTTAAAGGGGGCCATTGATTCTTACAATTATCCTATTCTTGCAGCAAATATTTTGGACGATGAAGGGGAACTTTACTATGGTCGGGCCTATGATATTATCGAAAAAGACGGCCTAAAAATTGGGGTACTTGGTCTTACAACTCAGTATATACCTCACTGGGAGCGTCCTTCTCATATAGAAGGCATGCACTTTATTTCAGCTCTTGAGACTGCCAAAAAATATGTCCCAATCATTCGTAAGGAGGCTGATGTTGTCCTTGTCTCATATCACGGGGGATTTGAGCGTGATCTTGTTACGGGTGAGCCTACTGAAAGCCTGACTGGGGAAAATGAGGGTTATGCAATCATCCAAGAAGTTCCAGGAATTGATGCCTTCCTAACAGGCCACCAGCACCGTGAACTCGCAGCCGAGGTCAACGGGGTTCCCCTTGTCCAGCCGGGATACCGCGGAGCAAATATCGGCCATATCGTTCTTGACCTTGAAAAAACAGCTAGTGGTTATAAGGTGGTAAATTCTTCAGCAAGCCTTGAATCAGTGGCTGATATGGAGCCTGATCAGGAGATTGTGTCCTTAATCGATGATTTAAACAAGCAGGTAGAAGAATGGCTTGATCAGCCTATGGGTAAGGTTGATGGGGATATGACCATTACTGATCCCATGGCAGCACGTCTCAAGGAGCATCCTTACATTGAGTTTATCAACCGTGTGCAGATGGATGCTACAGGTGCTCAAATATCTGGGACTTCCCTTTTCAACAATGACGGGCGTGGCTTTGAACCGGTCATCACCATGCGTGATATTATTACAAACTATATCTACCCCAATACTCTTGCTGTCCTACGTGTAAGTGGGCTTGACCTTCGCCGTGCCCTTGAAAGAACAGCCATCTTCCTTACCCTTGATGAGGAAGGCCAAGTAATCTTTAATCCACGCTTTGTTGATCCAAAACCCCAGTACTATAACTATGATATGTATGAGGGGGTTGACTACACTATTGACCTTTCAAGACCTGAAGGAGAGCGTCTTGTAAGCCTCAGCTTAAATGGGCGTGACCTAGAAGATACGGACATTCTTGATGTTGCCGTCAACCAGTACCGTGCAGTAGGTGGGGGCGATTACAGCATGTTTACAGCTGACAAAATAATCAAAGAAGTTCAAATTGATATGATGGAGCTTATTGCCGACTACCTAAGAGCCAATCCACTCATCCAAGCTACAAGTAACGACAATTTTAAGATTATCAAATAG
- a CDS encoding MDR family MFS transporter produces MQKRKTNVLMVTIAVFVATFMTAIEGTIVTTAMPTIVGSLQGIEIMNWVFSIYLLTSAMLTPIYGKLADKIGRKPVFIFGIILFVIGSALCGFSNSMMTLIVARAIQGFGAASMTPVSLTIIADLYSPEKRAKVIGLTSTAWGIASVAGPLAGGIIVDTIGWHWVFFLNVPIGILLIAMIWYFLNEEKPDLEPKKMDISGSLSLMLILTSLLAAFQILGDEGINLAVILLFIASILFLLFFIRAEKRAEDPVISLDLFSSKIFIVVNLIAALISGFLMCFDVYIPMWMQGVLGYQAGIGGLVLAPMSILWIYGSNLAGDWLDKHSIKWVMFMSLFITLLASLPLIIMPADTPYLVFVVISAVLGVSLGVVIVATTIVAQNVVPQNQLGVATSFNTLSRVIGQTIMISVYGIVSNTRMNSALTNEKLDIDRSILNQLVNPHTAQNIPKDLLKPLKGILFQGIHGVFTTGVILVVLSLIITQTIKKDDK; encoded by the coding sequence ATGCAAAAAAGGAAAACAAATGTCCTAATGGTTACCATAGCGGTTTTTGTGGCAACCTTTATGACCGCAATCGAAGGAACAATCGTTACAACAGCCATGCCTACAATCGTTGGTAGCCTGCAAGGTATTGAGATTATGAACTGGGTATTTTCAATATATCTTCTGACCAGTGCCATGCTTACGCCCATTTATGGTAAATTGGCTGATAAGATTGGGCGAAAACCTGTCTTTATTTTTGGAATAATTCTTTTTGTAATCGGCTCAGCCCTGTGTGGCTTTTCAAACTCAATGATGACCTTGATTGTGGCACGTGCCATTCAAGGATTTGGGGCAGCTTCCATGACACCTGTGTCTTTGACCATCATTGCTGATCTTTATTCACCCGAAAAAAGAGCCAAGGTCATCGGTCTAACCAGTACAGCTTGGGGGATTGCAAGTGTTGCAGGTCCTTTAGCAGGTGGTATCATTGTTGACACCATCGGCTGGCACTGGGTTTTCTTCCTTAATGTCCCTATCGGAATTTTACTTATTGCGATGATTTGGTACTTCCTCAATGAGGAGAAGCCTGATCTTGAGCCTAAGAAGATGGATATAAGTGGAAGTCTTAGCTTAATGCTTATTTTAACCTCCCTACTTGCGGCCTTTCAAATTCTAGGAGATGAGGGTATAAACCTTGCTGTCATCCTCTTATTCATAGCAAGTATTCTCTTCCTGCTCTTTTTCATTAGGGCTGAAAAAAGAGCGGAAGATCCTGTTATTTCCTTAGACCTGTTTAGCAGTAAGATTTTTATCGTTGTAAACTTGATTGCTGCTCTAATTAGTGGCTTTCTCATGTGTTTTGACGTCTACATTCCCATGTGGATGCAAGGAGTCCTAGGTTATCAGGCAGGAATTGGGGGGCTGGTTCTTGCTCCCATGTCCATCTTGTGGATTTACGGGTCAAATCTTGCAGGTGACTGGCTTGATAAACATTCTATCAAGTGGGTAATGTTTATGAGTCTTTTCATCACCCTTCTAGCATCTCTTCCTCTAATCATCATGCCAGCTGACACTCCTTACCTAGTTTTCGTGGTTATATCTGCTGTACTAGGGGTTAGTCTTGGAGTGGTAATTGTTGCGACAACCATCGTGGCTCAAAATGTAGTACCTCAAAACCAGCTGGGAGTGGCTACATCATTTAATACTCTATCAAGGGTCATTGGTCAAACCATCATGATTTCTGTTTATGGGATTGTAAGTAATACAAGAATGAATAGTGCCCTTACTAATGAAAAGTTAGATATTGATCGTAGCATCCTCAATCAGCTAGTAAACCCCCATACAGCTCAAAATATACCAAAAGACTTACTCAAGCCACTTAAGGGGATTCTTTTCCAGGGAATTCACGGGGTATTTACAACGGGGGTTATCCTGGTTGTTCTATCTTTAATTATTACCCAAACCATTAAAAAAGATGACAAGTAA
- a CDS encoding thiamine diphosphokinase produces the protein MKENKVLVVCSSTEINLVRDYKDYYTIGVERGCLDLIKAGLPINYAIGDFDSVSQEEFKLIKSYVRDLIKLPAEKDLLDGEEALIYAQTLRPDQLTLISQGPRFDMTLASLAFIRDYKLTLRNDHNYCFLLKKGMNVLHPLDGFKYLSFIALKESSLSIKDLAYTAQDLKLQPLSASAISNEFVPGQAGLVSLLEGQVIAIYTR, from the coding sequence ATGAAGGAAAATAAGGTGTTGGTTGTCTGTAGCTCAACAGAAATCAATCTTGTGCGTGATTATAAGGATTATTACACGATTGGGGTTGAAAGAGGCTGCCTTGATTTAATCAAGGCAGGTCTTCCCATCAACTATGCCATAGGAGATTTTGACTCAGTAAGTCAAGAGGAATTTAAGCTCATTAAGTCCTACGTCCGTGATTTAATCAAACTTCCAGCTGAAAAAGATCTCCTTGACGGAGAGGAAGCTCTCATCTATGCCCAAACTCTTAGGCCAGACCAGCTTACCCTAATAAGCCAGGGGCCAAGGTTTGACATGACCTTAGCCAGTCTTGCCTTCATAAGAGATTACAAGCTTACCCTAAGAAATGACCACAACTATTGTTTTCTCCTCAAAAAGGGGATGAATGTTTTACACCCCCTAGATGGATTTAAGTACCTATCCTTTATTGCCCTAAAAGAAAGTAGCCTTAGTATAAAAGATTTAGCCTACACCGCTCAAGACCTCAAACTTCAGCCCCTGTCAGCAAGTGCCATCAGCAATGAATTTGTCCCAGGGCAAGCTGGACTTGTAAGTCTTCTTGAGGGTCAAGTTATAGCCATCTATACCCGCTAA